Proteins encoded in a region of the Candidatus Obscuribacter sp. genome:
- a CDS encoding isoprenylcysteine carboxylmethyltransferase family protein — protein MTGLYSPSILAVIVLTVIAIALSVPVLAKGFSRRGKGVFYERDFMIQRAPQLVSLFTIALIAISSFALDNKIQAPFFVPLFTLSNQGTGALSLVSWLGVLIYISGLIFMIGGWYSLGEAFSTDAELLDGQKVRDTGLLGFVMHPAYSGIIQSLVGCSVAALSPISLGFALFVVAPLWLRRAKYEEELLIKTFGDNYKDYAKKLKWRRLVPRFIPIGV, from the coding sequence ATGACCGGACTCTACAGTCCCTCGATTTTGGCAGTGATTGTATTGACAGTGATTGCTATTGCTCTTTCGGTACCTGTACTTGCTAAAGGCTTCTCCCGACGCGGTAAGGGTGTCTTCTACGAAAGAGACTTCATGATTCAGCGTGCACCGCAGCTGGTTTCACTCTTTACCATCGCCTTAATTGCCATAAGCAGTTTTGCCCTGGACAATAAAATCCAAGCGCCTTTTTTTGTGCCTCTCTTTACTTTGTCCAACCAGGGTACCGGCGCCCTCAGTTTAGTGTCGTGGTTGGGAGTGCTCATCTATATAAGCGGTCTTATTTTTATGATTGGCGGTTGGTATTCACTGGGCGAGGCTTTTTCTACCGATGCGGAACTTCTTGACGGTCAGAAAGTCAGAGATACTGGACTGCTTGGATTTGTTATGCATCCCGCTTACTCCGGCATAATACAGTCCCTGGTGGGTTGCTCTGTTGCCGCACTTTCTCCTATAAGCCTTGGTTTTGCACTCTTTGTGGTGGCACCGCTCTGGCTAAGAAGAGCAAAGTACGAAGAAGAATTGCTCATTAAGACCTTTGGAGACAACTATAAGGACTACGCGAAGAAACTTAAATGGCGTAGACTCGTCCCTCGTTTTATACCCATTGGCGTGTAA
- a CDS encoding SRPBCC family protein: MNKITYLSRFTVVSALCASLLIAMSAPAQAKNKKPVSDAELARELDKAEAQDNSQWSKGTIVIKATPETVWNAVHVERNSDPDLAYSKVLEQGKNESLLEQKFTFIPVFGSAVCKMKQWEVPLERIDYKMVSSDRFKAMEGSWVFTPLDGGKSTRLDLSTNLDMGIPVPRAMVNSIASRKIGSRLKHVKDLAENPQGKLAQAKMKKDLGQ; the protein is encoded by the coding sequence TTGAACAAAATCACATATCTAAGCCGATTTACTGTTGTAAGTGCACTTTGTGCCAGCTTACTTATTGCGATGAGCGCTCCAGCTCAAGCAAAAAACAAAAAGCCCGTTAGCGACGCAGAGTTAGCCAGAGAGTTAGACAAAGCCGAAGCTCAGGACAATAGCCAATGGTCCAAAGGCACCATCGTTATCAAAGCCACCCCCGAAACTGTCTGGAATGCTGTCCACGTGGAACGTAACTCGGACCCCGACCTGGCCTATAGCAAGGTATTGGAGCAAGGCAAAAACGAGAGCTTGCTAGAGCAAAAATTCACTTTTATCCCTGTTTTTGGCTCTGCTGTCTGCAAGATGAAACAGTGGGAAGTGCCTCTTGAGCGTATCGACTATAAGATGGTCTCTTCAGATCGTTTTAAGGCAATGGAAGGCAGCTGGGTTTTTACCCCGCTTGATGGCGGTAAATCTACCAGATTGGACCTCTCCACCAATCTCGATATGGGCATTCCTGTGCCTCGTGCTATGGTCAATTCGATTGCCTCACGTAAGATTGGCAGTCGCCTCAAGCACGTCAAAGACCTGGCCGAAAACCCACAAGGCAAACTAGCTCAAGCCAAAATGAAAAAAGACCTGGGTCAATAG
- a CDS encoding phage holin family protein → MGLLIRLVLTAVSFFFILPLIHGIDFHGNFWAALVISVVFGFMLWLVELAAVALSAVITVTSFGLSLLWLVPLWILGFWLLPAFALMLTADVMPQYLTVSGFVPAALAGLVMLVIGGVTGSIERRAQSAQ, encoded by the coding sequence ATGGGACTGCTAATTAGACTTGTACTTACAGCCGTATCCTTTTTCTTCATTTTGCCCTTGATTCATGGCATTGATTTCCACGGTAACTTCTGGGCCGCACTCGTAATTTCAGTGGTTTTTGGTTTTATGCTCTGGCTTGTGGAGCTAGCAGCTGTGGCACTGTCGGCGGTGATAACAGTGACTTCCTTTGGTTTGTCTCTGCTCTGGCTTGTGCCGCTATGGATTTTAGGCTTCTGGCTCTTGCCCGCTTTTGCTCTTATGCTTACTGCCGATGTGATGCCACAATACCTTACAGTCTCAGGATTCGTGCCTGCTGCTTTAGCTGGTCTTGTGATGCTAGTTATAGGCGGTGTGACTGGTTCTATTGAGAGACGTGCTCAATCAGCTCAATAA
- a CDS encoding Ppx/GppA family phosphatase translates to MSLRPDSKAKSEGPLALPAERKGSWVKVKGGPVVAVVDMGTNSFHMIVCQASPDKDHFEVLAKVKEAVPFFRRSLTAHYIDEPALRSCLRILRDMLKKARERGATYIMAVATSAVRESKNGEECLRRIRSELKMDARMISGKEEARLIYLGFLSSLPQTLPNFKGRFCIVDIGGGSTELIVGSSERTYFAESYKLGAARLTQRFFKRGEVTREAIKELHNEVRGVLRPSANGIATCGGFDVLVGTSGTIQALSKLDRVTCGTPHADLVGWTLEIDRLENIVNYLQGAALKGEKPKGVSADRNETILAGSIVLLETMRSLGARSLRVSTSALREGVVVDRFLQTGWLDAGLTMHRDPRSVSVYNLLEKYQVNFEHAQQVAFLSQQLFTQTRGLLHNYPEEVGHLLWSAAMLHDVGMFVGRNGHHKHSFYLIKNGGLLGHSEEEVAIIAGIARYHRGSEPKVTHEAWYTLDIDGRKMVHDLSAFLRIAEALDRSHKQIISDLKVVLKASSKDSQSRTLSLLLHLHNGENAQSEIWALNEKREYFENHYGVKLEILVEANVLLADLER, encoded by the coding sequence ATGAGCTTAAGACCGGACTCTAAAGCCAAATCAGAGGGTCCTCTAGCCTTGCCAGCAGAGCGCAAAGGCTCTTGGGTAAAAGTCAAAGGCGGCCCGGTTGTAGCTGTAGTCGATATGGGTACCAATTCTTTTCATATGATCGTCTGCCAGGCATCGCCTGACAAGGACCATTTTGAGGTCCTGGCCAAAGTAAAAGAAGCAGTGCCATTCTTTAGACGTTCGCTTACCGCCCATTATATAGATGAGCCTGCCCTGCGTTCATGTCTACGTATCTTGCGAGATATGCTCAAAAAAGCCAGAGAGCGCGGCGCTACATATATTATGGCTGTAGCCACATCGGCTGTGCGTGAGTCCAAAAACGGTGAGGAGTGCCTTAGGCGCATCCGTTCTGAGTTAAAGATGGATGCGCGCATGATCTCCGGTAAAGAAGAAGCGCGTTTGATTTATCTGGGCTTTTTATCCAGTTTGCCGCAGACTTTGCCCAACTTTAAAGGGCGCTTTTGTATTGTTGATATCGGTGGCGGTAGCACTGAGCTCATTGTCGGTAGTAGTGAGCGTACTTATTTTGCCGAATCCTATAAATTAGGCGCAGCTCGTTTGACCCAGCGCTTTTTTAAACGAGGCGAGGTTACCCGAGAAGCGATTAAAGAGCTGCACAATGAAGTGCGCGGTGTACTCAGACCCTCGGCAAATGGCATCGCTACTTGTGGTGGCTTTGATGTGCTGGTTGGTACATCTGGCACAATTCAAGCGCTTTCTAAGTTGGATAGAGTCACTTGTGGTACTCCTCACGCCGATCTTGTGGGCTGGACTCTCGAGATCGATCGCCTCGAAAACATTGTCAATTATTTGCAAGGTGCTGCACTCAAAGGTGAAAAACCCAAAGGCGTCAGTGCTGATCGCAACGAAACAATATTAGCTGGATCGATTGTATTGCTTGAGACAATGCGCTCTTTAGGAGCCAGGTCTTTGCGTGTATCTACATCGGCTCTAAGAGAAGGTGTGGTCGTCGATCGCTTTTTGCAGACTGGATGGCTTGATGCTGGTCTGACGATGCACCGCGATCCGCGCTCAGTCAGTGTTTATAACTTGCTTGAGAAGTATCAAGTCAATTTTGAACATGCCCAGCAAGTAGCTTTTTTGAGTCAGCAGCTCTTTACTCAAACTCGTGGACTATTGCACAATTATCCTGAAGAAGTGGGACATCTGCTCTGGTCTGCTGCCATGCTGCATGATGTGGGTATGTTTGTCGGTCGCAACGGGCACCACAAACATAGCTTTTATCTGATCAAAAATGGTGGCTTACTCGGTCACTCCGAAGAAGAAGTAGCAATTATCGCTGGTATTGCTCGCTATCACCGTGGTTCTGAGCCTAAAGTGACACACGAGGCCTGGTATACCCTGGATATTGATGGGCGCAAAATGGTGCACGACCTCTCTGCATTTTTGCGGATTGCAGAAGCTCTGGACCGTTCTCACAAACAAATTATTAGCGATCTTAAGGTGGTACTCAAAGCTTCCAGTAAGGATAGTCAGAGTCGCACATTGAGTCTTTTGCTACATCTCCATAATGGCGAAAACGCTCAATCTGAGATATGGGCGCTCAACGAAAAACGCGAATATTTTGAAAATCATTACGGCGTCAAGCTGGAGATTTTGGTAGAGGCTAATGTACTTTTAGCTGATCTAGAAAGGTAA
- the hemG gene encoding protoporphyrinogen oxidase, which yields MADPRVIIIGGGITGLTCAYRLRQARPDLDITVVEGTAKTGGPIETVVMGETNQYTLEQGPDNFITNKPFVLDLAKSLNLTERIVKSRPEGTGALVLSDGQLQNVPGGFSLLAPSRLLPFATSPILSPLGKLRALLELVIPPRKTDADESLASFVRRRLGQEVLERLAQPMVAGIYVGDAEKLSAQAVAERFVDLERTSGSVIRGLMKGSDQSSGARYGLFASFDRGMSVLVDALVQNTCNLKLKLNTKVDSITPLESGYRLQCATGEVLESDYLVLAIPAPSAARLLQSIDSALSSSLGLIKSASSVVVNAIFDRAALSKLKAGHESAYGAVIPDCERKKYGLTLIAFSFLSNKYNGRAPQDKVILRSFMGGVGQENLLDFSDEELKQKTLKDLDFLLGIKAPPEIVKISRWPGSMPQYNVGYKKLVAQIEQLAEKHKNLFIAGASYGGVGIPDCVNSGNLCAQKLISRV from the coding sequence ATGGCAGATCCTCGAGTCATCATCATTGGTGGTGGCATCACAGGACTTACTTGTGCTTATCGTTTGAGACAGGCGCGCCCTGATTTGGACATAACTGTTGTCGAAGGCACCGCCAAGACCGGTGGTCCAATCGAGACTGTAGTAATGGGCGAGACCAATCAATATACGCTTGAGCAGGGACCAGACAACTTTATAACTAACAAACCATTTGTACTGGACCTGGCTAAGTCGCTTAATTTGACTGAGCGTATTGTCAAAAGTCGTCCAGAAGGCACTGGCGCTCTGGTGTTGAGTGATGGGCAACTGCAAAATGTGCCGGGTGGTTTTTCATTGCTTGCGCCTTCTCGCCTTTTGCCTTTTGCTACAAGTCCTATCCTCAGTCCTTTGGGTAAGCTGAGAGCACTACTGGAGTTAGTTATCCCGCCTCGCAAAACTGATGCAGACGAGAGTCTGGCTAGTTTTGTCAGACGTCGTCTGGGCCAGGAAGTCCTCGAAAGGCTGGCTCAACCCATGGTGGCTGGTATCTATGTTGGCGATGCCGAAAAGCTCAGTGCTCAGGCTGTTGCTGAGCGTTTTGTTGATCTGGAGCGCACCAGTGGTAGTGTCATACGTGGTCTCATGAAAGGCAGTGATCAGTCATCTGGTGCTCGTTATGGACTCTTTGCCAGCTTTGATCGTGGCATGTCGGTACTGGTGGATGCACTGGTGCAAAACACCTGCAATTTAAAGCTCAAACTCAATACAAAAGTGGACTCAATCACGCCCTTAGAGTCTGGCTACAGACTCCAGTGTGCCACTGGCGAAGTATTGGAGAGTGACTATTTGGTCCTGGCTATACCGGCACCAAGTGCTGCCAGACTTTTGCAAAGTATTGATAGTGCGCTTTCTTCTAGTTTGGGTTTAATTAAATCTGCCTCTTCGGTGGTGGTCAATGCTATTTTTGATCGAGCCGCTCTCAGTAAGCTTAAAGCCGGTCATGAGAGCGCCTATGGAGCAGTTATTCCTGACTGCGAGCGCAAAAAATATGGTTTGACACTTATTGCCTTTAGCTTTCTCAGTAATAAATACAACGGGCGAGCCCCTCAGGACAAAGTGATCTTGCGTAGTTTTATGGGCGGTGTGGGCCAAGAGAATCTGCTTGATTTTAGTGATGAAGAGCTTAAACAAAAGACATTAAAAGACCTGGATTTCCTTCTCGGCATTAAGGCTCCCCCTGAAATTGTCAAAATTTCGCGCTGGCCAGGTTCGATGCCTCAATATAATGTAGGCTACAAAAAACTGGTAGCCCAAATAGAGCAGCTCGCCGAAAAGCACAAAAACCTCTTTATTGCCGGAGCGAGCTATGGCGGCGTAGGAATTCCTGATTGCGTCAATAGTGGTAATCTCTGCGCACAAAAGCTTATCAGTCGTGTATAA
- the hemE gene encoding uroporphyrinogen decarboxylase, producing MTDSIKQSVFLKALRGEKTERTPIWLMRQAGRYQKTYRAIRQEVDFLTLCHQSDLACQVTVDAVDQLGVDAGIIFADILLPLEAMGAGLSFAKGEGPVLEKPVSSPQDVAALKSFDVAESLGYVFESVRLFVNARPHTPLIGFAGAPFTLASYLIEGGSSRNFEKTKKFMYTEPAAFASLMDLLAQMTVAYLLGQSNAGAHCLMLFDSWVGALSRQDFEHYVLPHSKKIFAALGDGVPSIYFGTGCGSMLDLMALAGSTALGVDWRSDIKQARAVIGPDIPVMGNLDPCVLFADRSTIKSQTDLIMQAMQGERGHIFNLGHGILQHTPEDNVKYLVDTVKNWSPSKVGV from the coding sequence ATGACTGACTCAATTAAGCAAAGTGTATTTTTAAAGGCTCTCAGGGGCGAAAAAACTGAACGTACTCCAATTTGGTTGATGAGGCAGGCCGGTCGCTATCAAAAGACTTACCGGGCGATAAGGCAAGAGGTGGATTTTCTCACTTTGTGTCATCAAAGTGATCTTGCTTGTCAGGTCACGGTGGATGCCGTTGATCAGCTTGGTGTAGATGCCGGTATTATTTTTGCCGACATACTTTTGCCATTGGAGGCGATGGGAGCTGGGCTCAGCTTTGCTAAGGGTGAAGGTCCAGTATTAGAAAAGCCAGTCTCATCGCCACAAGATGTAGCTGCTCTCAAGTCTTTTGATGTGGCTGAGAGTCTTGGTTATGTATTTGAATCAGTCAGGTTGTTTGTCAATGCCAGACCGCATACTCCACTTATCGGCTTTGCCGGAGCGCCTTTTACTCTAGCCAGTTATCTGATTGAGGGCGGCTCATCGCGTAACTTTGAAAAGACCAAAAAGTTTATGTACACAGAGCCAGCTGCCTTTGCCAGTCTGATGGATTTACTGGCGCAAATGACTGTTGCTTATTTGCTTGGTCAAAGCAATGCTGGAGCCCATTGTCTTATGCTTTTTGATAGCTGGGTCGGGGCTCTCAGTCGTCAGGATTTTGAGCATTATGTACTGCCTCATAGCAAAAAAATATTTGCTGCCCTTGGTGATGGTGTACCTAGTATTTATTTTGGCACCGGCTGCGGTAGCATGCTCGACCTTATGGCTTTAGCTGGTAGTACCGCCTTGGGGGTAGACTGGCGCTCAGATATCAAGCAGGCTAGAGCCGTTATCGGACCAGATATACCGGTGATGGGCAATTTAGACCCTTGTGTTCTTTTTGCTGATCGCAGTACCATAAAAAGTCAGACTGATTTGATAATGCAGGCTATGCAAGGTGAGCGCGGCCATATCTTTAATCTCGGACATGGCATTTTGCAGCATACACCTGAGGATAACGTCAAATATCTGGTGGATACTGTTAAAAACTGGTCGCCAAGCAAGGTCGGTGTGTGA
- a CDS encoding FAD-dependent oxidoreductase, whose protein sequence is MATKNFKVALIGAGPGGVSCALGLLEARIAAVLIDKNLNCGGQLKQIPSPILNFAGTTWSNGNAAQKSLEQSLIQASHEALNDDCDLEYLSNTTVTAIDHNGRVNLDKGNAVIEAEYIVLAPGYRLRELFFAGI, encoded by the coding sequence ATGGCAACAAAAAATTTTAAAGTGGCTCTCATTGGCGCTGGTCCCGGCGGCGTGAGCTGTGCACTGGGGCTACTCGAAGCTCGTATAGCGGCTGTTTTAATTGACAAAAATCTAAACTGTGGCGGACAGCTCAAACAAATTCCATCGCCCATTTTAAACTTTGCTGGCACTACCTGGTCAAACGGTAACGCTGCCCAAAAATCTCTAGAACAGTCACTGATACAGGCCAGTCACGAGGCTTTGAATGACGACTGTGACCTTGAGTACCTAAGTAATACTACGGTTACCGCTATTGACCACAACGGCAGAGTTAACCTGGATAAAGGCAATGCTGTAATTGAAGCTGAATATATCGTCCTGGCACCTGGTTACCGCCTTAGAGAATTGTTTTTTGCAGGGATCTGA
- a CDS encoding NAD(P)/FAD-dependent oxidoreductase has product MQGSETALSHVYYHLSKAQITSLNTKVALIVGGGDSALLEALSLQNQCKSVYLMPRSGLSKARPDLQQRIRDGNINVLYQSEIIELEDGQDGLSSVAILDKNTGKKYSLPCNFVVVKAGYQPNTEFLQGTIDLSESQHIKVNAQLNVFGNGQVLPNIFAIGDAVASKYEVARIARSVGQGMQVASTISRLLSERK; this is encoded by the coding sequence TTGCAGGGATCTGAAACCGCACTCAGCCATGTTTACTACCACCTTAGCAAGGCCCAAATCACCAGTCTCAATACTAAAGTCGCACTTATTGTAGGCGGCGGAGATAGTGCCTTACTGGAAGCACTGAGTCTGCAAAATCAGTGTAAATCGGTCTATCTAATGCCGCGCAGTGGCCTCAGTAAAGCCAGACCCGATCTGCAACAAAGAATTAGAGACGGCAACATAAATGTGCTTTATCAAAGTGAGATTATAGAGCTTGAAGATGGTCAGGATGGTCTTTCAAGTGTGGCTATATTGGACAAAAATACTGGCAAAAAATATTCTTTGCCCTGTAATTTTGTTGTAGTCAAAGCTGGCTACCAACCAAACACCGAGTTTTTGCAAGGCACCATCGATCTCAGCGAAAGCCAACATATAAAAGTAAATGCTCAGCTCAATGTTTTTGGCAACGGCCAAGTCCTGCCAAACATATTTGCCATTGGAGATGCAGTGGCCAGTAAATATGAAGTAGCACGCATCGCCAGGTCAGTTGGTCAAGGCATGCAAGTGGCTAGCACCATAAGCCGCTTACTGTCTGAGCGCAAATAA
- a CDS encoding 4-hydroxy-3-methylbut-2-enyl diphosphate reductase, producing MSENISKQAGQSTYHRKGFGLKEEVEVDLKKEYESELVAELRTSGNVISRLGITVKLAEAFGFCWGVDRAVSMAYQARRHFPDKKIWITNEIIHNPIVNNNLKEMGIHFIALDSAGAKDFSPITEGDVVILPAFGASVEEMKIIEERHCEIVDTTCPWVSRVWNRINNYEEGNFTAIIHGKPQHEETVATSSRAHCYLIVRNMEEASWVADYILNGGSRAEFLERFGAAASHGFDPDLHLSAIGIANQTTMLKGETEMIGKLFEQTMLKKYGPQEVDKHFLSPGDTICHATQERQDAMLKLVDEKLDVILVIGGFNSSNTSHLQEIAENRKLNSYHIDGPDCIGPGNQIRFKPLDKQTCEIKEGFLPDGEITVGLTSGASTPDQVVAEVLTRLFALRQ from the coding sequence ATGAGCGAAAACATATCAAAACAAGCAGGCCAGTCGACTTACCATCGCAAGGGCTTTGGACTCAAAGAAGAAGTTGAAGTTGATCTCAAGAAAGAATACGAGTCCGAGCTAGTGGCAGAGTTGCGCACCTCGGGCAATGTTATTAGCCGACTTGGTATTACAGTTAAATTGGCTGAAGCTTTTGGCTTTTGTTGGGGCGTGGATCGTGCTGTTTCAATGGCTTATCAAGCCAGGCGGCACTTTCCGGACAAAAAGATCTGGATTACAAACGAAATAATCCATAATCCCATCGTCAATAACAATCTAAAAGAAATGGGCATCCACTTTATTGCCCTGGACAGCGCAGGGGCTAAGGATTTCAGCCCCATAACCGAAGGCGACGTGGTGATTTTGCCGGCTTTTGGCGCTTCTGTCGAAGAAATGAAGATAATTGAAGAGAGACATTGTGAAATTGTCGATACAACTTGCCCCTGGGTGTCAAGGGTATGGAACCGTATAAACAATTACGAAGAAGGTAATTTCACGGCCATTATTCACGGTAAACCCCAGCACGAAGAAACAGTCGCCACATCATCTCGTGCTCATTGCTATTTGATTGTGCGCAATATGGAAGAAGCGAGCTGGGTGGCTGACTACATTTTGAATGGTGGCAGTCGGGCAGAATTTTTAGAACGTTTTGGAGCTGCTGCATCTCACGGCTTTGATCCTGATTTACATCTCAGCGCCATTGGTATCGCCAATCAGACAACCATGCTCAAAGGCGAAACCGAAATGATCGGCAAACTATTTGAGCAAACTATGCTCAAAAAATATGGACCACAAGAAGTTGATAAGCATTTCCTCAGCCCTGGTGACACTATCTGCCATGCCACGCAAGAGCGTCAGGATGCCATGCTCAAACTAGTGGACGAAAAACTAGATGTGATCCTGGTAATCGGTGGCTTCAATTCTTCCAATACTTCTCACTTGCAAGAAATAGCCGAAAATCGCAAACTCAATAGCTATCATATTGATGGTCCCGATTGTATTGGCCCTGGTAATCAAATTCGCTTCAAGCCCCTGGATAAGCAGACTTGCGAGATTAAAGAGGGCTTTTTGCCTGATGGTGAAATCACAGTTGGTCTTACCTCTGGTGCCTCAACACCGGATCAAGTGGTGGCAGAAGTTTTGACTCGTTTATTTGCGCTCAGACAGTAA